Proteins encoded together in one Candidatus Binataceae bacterium window:
- a CDS encoding cytochrome c yields MSRLTLPAVLITLLLVGAPSARAQPATQADQGHQLFEQHCASCHGNDGRGNGFAITVLAMTGLVRRPVDFTNAAAMKRWTDEQLAQVIGKGGKATGKSSAMPAYGDKLTAHDIADLVVYIRSLSK; encoded by the coding sequence ATGAGCCGGCTGACATTACCCGCAGTCCTGATTACCTTGCTTCTCGTTGGCGCGCCCTCGGCACGGGCTCAGCCGGCCACCCAGGCTGATCAAGGGCACCAGCTCTTCGAGCAACATTGCGCTTCCTGTCACGGCAATGACGGACGGGGCAACGGATTTGCCATCACGGTGCTGGCCATGACCGGTCTAGTCAGGCGTCCGGTCGATTTCACCAACGCCGCCGCGATGAAGAGGTGGACGGACGAACAACTCGCTCAAGTGATTGGCAAAGGTGGAAAGGCGACGGGCAAGTCCAGTGCGATGCCGGCCTATGGCGACAAACTTACCGCTCACGACATTGCAGATTTGGTAGTTTATATTCGTTCGCTTTCTAAATAA
- a CDS encoding YceI family protein, translating to MTSLVLAAGAARAASSIALLELDPAKTHVNFTLNTTVHTVHGSFQLKRGTIWLDPATGSAQGALVVDADSGQSGDGLRDARMRSSILETSHFPEVTFIPQQVQFLGPPQGDFRARLRGLMRLHGTSHPMTIELLVHNERDLISAKTRFVIPYVAWGLEDPSVLFLKVSPAVTIDVQAHGQVRWQARGPAAHKVLLYDSSSP from the coding sequence TTGACCTCACTCGTGCTGGCCGCTGGGGCGGCTCGGGCGGCATCGTCCATCGCGCTGCTCGAACTCGATCCGGCAAAGACCCATGTCAATTTCACTCTGAACACCACCGTGCATACAGTGCACGGAAGCTTTCAGCTCAAGCGCGGGACGATCTGGCTCGATCCTGCTACCGGAAGCGCGCAGGGCGCATTGGTGGTCGACGCGGATAGCGGTCAAAGCGGAGACGGTCTGCGCGACGCGAGGATGCGCAGCAGCATCCTGGAGACCAGCCACTTTCCGGAAGTCACCTTTATTCCCCAACAGGTTCAGTTCTTGGGCCCGCCACAGGGCGATTTTCGCGCCCGTTTGCGCGGTTTGATGAGACTGCACGGAACCTCTCATCCGATGACTATCGAATTGCTGGTGCATAACGAGCGCGACTTGATCAGCGCCAAAACCCGTTTCGTGATTCCCTATGTCGCTTGGGGCCTCGAAGACCCCAGCGTGTTGTTTTTAAAAGTGAGCCCGGCCGTGACCATCGACGTTCAGGCCCATGGACAGGTGCGCTGGCAGGCCAGAGGTCCGGCCGCACATAAGGTTCTGCTATATGATTCCAGCTCACCTTGA